GTGCCGGTGATCGACGTGCCGGAGCAGCAGCGTCGCGCCGACCGCCGCTACCGGATGCTCGCCGAGGCGCTGACGGCCGCCGGTGGACGGCTGGACGCCCCGGCGGCGCTGGAGCTGCTCGACGAGGTCCGGCAGGGACACACCCGCTGGTCGGTGACGTACGGGCTGCGCAGCGGCGAGGTGCGGGTGGTCACCGCCGGCGGCGGCCGGCACGAGTACCGGTTGCCGCCGGGCTGACCCGGGCACGGTCGGCCCCGTGCCCCGCCGCCCCGCACCCCCGCCGCCCGTGATCCCGTCGCCCTGGGCCCGTGAGCACGTCCTGCCCGCACGCCTCGGCCCGGCCCCCCCGTCGTGGGGGACCGGGCCGAGGATCCGGGTGTTACGACCGGCTGCGGTAGCTGGGCTGGGTCTGCGGGTTGAACTCCTGGTACCGGGTCAGCTTCGCCGACGCGGTACGCGGGTCGTTGATCTCGATGACGTCCAGGCCCTTGATGGTGTCACTGGAGTAGATGTACCCGTTGTAGTAGTACGCCGACCAGGTGCCGCCGAAGGTGAGCTGGGCGTCCGACAGCGGCCCCCGCTCCCAGTAGCCGATCTCCTCCGGCTGTGCCGAGTCGGTGAAGTCCCAGACCGAGATGCCGCCCTGGTACCAGGACTGGACCATGATGTCGCGCCCCTTGACCGGCAGCAGCGAGCCGTTGTGCGCGACGCAGTTCTCGGTGTCCGCGTTGGCCCGAGGGATCTTGAAGTAGCTGCGGAAGATCATCGTCCGGTCGTCGCCGCTGCCGGAGATGTCGTAGACGGCGCTCGCGCCCCGGTTCGGTCCCACGGTCGCGTTGCAGGTCGCCGCGCCGCCACCGCCCAACTCGTCGGCGAAGACCACCTTCGTGCCGGCGTTGTTGAAGGTGGCCGAGTGCCAGAAGGCGAAGTTCGTCGTGTCCCGTACCTGGTTGATGATCCGGGGCGCCTCCCGGTCGGCGATGTCCATCAGGATGCCGTCACCCATGCACGCCCCGGCGGCCAGGTTCTTGTCCGTGTACACGGTGATGTCGTGGCAGCCGCTCGTCGCCGAGCCGCCTGGACGCCCCGGGTACCCGCCGTCCGGGAAGAGGTTCGGGGTGGCCACCACAGCCGCTGTCGTCGGCTTCTTCACCGGCACCCTGACGATGGAGATGGAGTCGTGCGGCCGGGCGCAGCCGACGTAGGTGTCGGACGGGCCGTACGAGGAGACGTAGAGGTAGACGGTGTCGCGGGTGTGGTCCGGCACCAGGGTGTGCGTGTGCGAGCCGCAGGCGGTCTGGACGGACTTGACGTAGCGCGGGGCGGTCTTGTCGCTGATGTCGAAGATCTTGATGCCCTCCCACGCGGTCGCATCCGGGGGGACCCGGGTGCTGGTGCAGGAGTCGTCGCTGCGGGGCGTGTCGGTCGACAGGAACAGCAGGTCACCGTGGACCGAGATGTCGTTCTGCGAACCCGGGCAGAGCACCTGCGAGACCAGCTTCGGTCGCTGCGGCCGGGCGACGTCGTAGATCTGGAAGCCGTCGTAGTTGCCGACGAAGACGTACTTGCCCTGGAAGGCCAGGTCGCTGTTGATGGTGTTGTTCAGCGGCGACGTGATCGGCACGTTCGCGATCTGGCGCATGTTGGGGCTGCTGACGATCTCGTCGACCCCGGGCACGGTGGCCGGGCTCGCCGTGTACACCGCCGTGGTGGCCGTCCCGGTGGTTGCCTTCGCGGCCCCGGGCGCGGCGGGGGCGAGACTCAACAGGAGGAGACCGGCGGCCGCCAGGGCCACGGCCCGCAGGTGGCGTGTCGGGGGAGAGAGACTGCTCATCGGCGGCATCCTTCGACAGGGGACTATGGTACGAGGGCGCCTTGCAGCCCGACGATAGCAGTCGATGTGGCCCGGCCAGCGGGAGTTAACAGCGTAAATACGCACGTCACGGTGAAAGCGGGGAGGAGCGTCGATGACGGTCCGACACGGACGGCTGTTGGCCGTCGCCATGGTGCTGGTGGTGGTGGGGGCGGCGGCCGTGCTGCTGCGGTTCACCGCTGGCCCGCCCGAGCCACCCCCGCCACCGGCCGCCGGCTCCGCCACGACGCCCGCGCCGCCGGACGGTCCGCCGGTGATCGTGCCGGGCCGTCCCGGTGAGCCCGCGGTGACCCGGGCCGCCAGCGAGGTCAGCCGGGGTCCGTCAGGCCACAACGACGCGGACGTCCGGTTCGTCCGGGCGATGATTCCGCACCACAACCAGGCGTTGGAGATGGCCGCGCTCGCCCCGCAACGGGCGGGTGACCCGGCGGTGCGGGCCCTGGCCGAACGGATCCGGGCGAGTCAGGGGCCGGAGGTCGGCATGCTGCGGGGCTGGCTCGCCACCCGGGGGCTGCCGGCCGAGGGCACCGGGCACGACCACGGTGCCGGC
The nucleotide sequence above comes from Micromonospora pallida. Encoded proteins:
- a CDS encoding LVIVD repeat-containing protein, whose product is MSSLSPPTRHLRAVALAAAGLLLLSLAPAAPGAAKATTGTATTAVYTASPATVPGVDEIVSSPNMRQIANVPITSPLNNTINSDLAFQGKYVFVGNYDGFQIYDVARPQRPKLVSQVLCPGSQNDISVHGDLLFLSTDTPRSDDSCTSTRVPPDATAWEGIKIFDISDKTAPRYVKSVQTACGSHTHTLVPDHTRDTVYLYVSSYGPSDTYVGCARPHDSISIVRVPVKKPTTAAVVATPNLFPDGGYPGRPGGSATSGCHDITVYTDKNLAAGACMGDGILMDIADREAPRIINQVRDTTNFAFWHSATFNNAGTKVVFADELGGGGAATCNATVGPNRGASAVYDISGSGDDRTMIFRSYFKIPRANADTENCVAHNGSLLPVKGRDIMVQSWYQGGISVWDFTDSAQPEEIGYWERGPLSDAQLTFGGTWSAYYYNGYIYSSDTIKGLDVIEINDPRTASAKLTRYQEFNPQTQPSYRSRS
- a CDS encoding DUF305 domain-containing protein, translating into MTVRHGRLLAVAMVLVVVGAAAVLLRFTAGPPEPPPPPAAGSATTPAPPDGPPVIVPGRPGEPAVTRAASEVSRGPSGHNDADVRFVRAMIPHHNQALEMAALAPQRAGDPAVRALAERIRASQGPEVGMLRGWLATRGLPAEGTGHDHGAGTMRGMQSPEAMRQLAEARGADFDRLFVTMMTDHHRGAIAMATDLLRVGADLTLSEFATAVAVEQNVEIDRMRTLLDR